In the genome of Eggerthella sp. YY7918, one region contains:
- the cas8c gene encoding type I-C CRISPR-associated protein Cas8c/Csd1 has protein sequence MILQELNNYYERLLADPERDVPARHWSIEKAAWELVLSHDGKLLGAYPLTDGEGREMRRFISLRVPEHATRSGTGMLPFFLCDNAAYMLGYDEKRGPEKLAAARTLHESVLGGCEDEGAHAVLRFFERDDRDADLDEDARTELTEGGGFAVFRLDGDRCRLHERPAVASAWTAHCDAKAVGEVVGQCAVTGEEGPLARLFPQVTGVPGAQSAGASLVSFNLQSFESYGKSQAYNASISERVAFNAGSALRQLCADRTHRVRVGETTVVFWADRPAPLEDEIVLMMFDPDELDRRAEDAAVVERVHNAFESMERGLPLQGVETETRYFVLGLAPNAARLAVRFFETSTLGRMAENFGAYLRDVSMADVRARSLRTLLLQTAPMGAADQLPSTLVNGCMDAMLTGRAFPQALYYAVLSRLRSDHARRNSWDMGQRAALLKACLVRRARLGAERANEQDGAVRVDDERGLKVYLDKERANRGYVLGRLFAVMEHTQRSALGEVNATIRDRYIGAASTTPARVFPHLLHNTQNHLAKLRKFNPGLNVKFEKANDEIMGLLEGPELFPKTLDAEDQGEFFVGYYQQRVDLWKSNKDDSEADADATADDNNETN, from the coding sequence ATGATCCTGCAAGAGCTCAACAACTATTATGAACGCCTGCTTGCCGACCCGGAGCGCGACGTGCCCGCGCGGCATTGGAGCATTGAGAAGGCGGCATGGGAGTTGGTTTTGTCGCACGACGGCAAGCTGCTCGGCGCGTACCCACTCACAGATGGCGAAGGCAGGGAAATGCGCAGGTTCATCTCGTTGCGCGTGCCGGAGCATGCAACGCGCAGTGGCACCGGCATGCTGCCTTTTTTCCTGTGTGACAATGCGGCGTACATGCTTGGGTACGACGAGAAGCGCGGGCCGGAGAAGCTGGCAGCTGCACGGACACTGCATGAAAGCGTGCTGGGCGGGTGTGAGGACGAGGGCGCGCATGCGGTGCTTCGCTTCTTCGAACGCGATGACCGCGATGCGGACCTCGATGAAGATGCGCGAACGGAGCTTACCGAGGGCGGTGGGTTCGCAGTGTTTCGCCTGGACGGCGATCGGTGCCGTTTGCACGAGCGTCCGGCGGTTGCGTCCGCCTGGACGGCTCACTGCGATGCGAAAGCGGTGGGCGAAGTGGTGGGCCAGTGCGCCGTCACGGGCGAGGAAGGGCCGCTTGCCCGCTTGTTCCCACAGGTAACGGGCGTTCCCGGAGCGCAATCGGCGGGAGCTTCGCTCGTGTCGTTCAATCTGCAATCCTTCGAGTCGTATGGCAAGTCGCAAGCATACAACGCCTCGATCTCCGAGCGCGTGGCCTTCAATGCTGGTTCTGCCTTGCGACAGCTTTGTGCCGACCGCACGCATCGGGTGCGCGTCGGCGAGACGACGGTGGTGTTCTGGGCCGACCGTCCTGCTCCCCTAGAGGATGAAATCGTTCTCATGATGTTCGACCCGGACGAGCTCGATCGACGCGCCGAGGATGCGGCGGTTGTCGAGCGGGTGCACAACGCGTTCGAGAGCATGGAGCGGGGGTTACCCTTGCAGGGCGTCGAAACCGAGACGAGGTACTTCGTGCTTGGCCTCGCCCCGAACGCGGCGCGTCTGGCCGTACGGTTTTTCGAGACGAGCACGCTCGGCCGCATGGCCGAGAATTTCGGTGCCTATCTGCGCGACGTGAGCATGGCTGACGTACGTGCCCGTTCTTTGCGCACGCTGCTCTTGCAAACCGCTCCCATGGGCGCGGCCGACCAGTTGCCCTCGACGCTCGTGAACGGTTGTATGGATGCCATGCTCACCGGTCGGGCATTTCCTCAAGCACTGTACTATGCGGTGCTCTCCCGTTTACGCTCCGACCATGCGCGACGCAATTCATGGGACATGGGGCAGCGAGCGGCCCTGCTCAAGGCGTGCCTCGTGAGACGGGCACGGTTGGGCGCAGAACGTGCGAACGAACAGGACGGCGCTGTGCGCGTCGATGACGAAAGGGGTTTGAAGGTGTATCTGGACAAAGAAAGGGCGAACCGCGGTTACGTGCTGGGAAGGTTGTTCGCCGTCATGGAGCATACTCAGCGCAGCGCGCTCGGCGAAGTCAACGCGACTATCCGCGATCGATACATCGGGGCTGCTTCTACGACGCCTGCGCGTGTGTTTCCGCATTTGTTGCACAACACGCAGAACCATCTGGCAAAACTGCGCAAATTCAATCCGGGGTTGAACGTGAAGTTTGAAAAGGCAAACGACGAGATCATGGGCTTGCTCGAAGGGCCCGAGCTGTTCCCTAAGACGCTCGATGCGGAAGACCAGGGAGAGTTTTTCGTGGGGTATTACCAACAACGCGTCGATTTATGGAAGAGCAATAAGGATGACAGCGAAGCCGACGCAGATGCAACGGCTGACGACAACAACGAAACCAACTAG
- the cas5c gene encoding type I-C CRISPR-associated protein Cas5c encodes MGYGIRILARGPRACFTRPEMKAERVSYDVITPSAARGLIEAVYWKPAIRWHIDRIEVLNEIRFDTFRRNELGGKLSYRNAKAAMERGEEVYEAASDDRQQRATMHLKDVAYVIDAHFTLTDQAGEDDTVEKHYNIALRRLRKGQCFNQPYFGCREFPADVALVEGDRELPPSFYAHDGERDLGFMLYDIDFDHNMEPLFFRAKMHDGVIDVARAWEAVVR; translated from the coding sequence ATGGGGTATGGAATCAGAATACTTGCGCGCGGCCCACGGGCATGCTTCACGCGTCCCGAAATGAAAGCAGAGCGCGTCAGCTACGACGTTATCACGCCTTCGGCTGCACGGGGCTTGATTGAGGCTGTGTACTGGAAGCCGGCCATTCGGTGGCATATCGATCGTATCGAAGTGCTCAACGAGATTCGCTTCGATACGTTTCGCCGAAACGAATTGGGCGGCAAGCTGAGCTATCGCAACGCCAAGGCTGCCATGGAGCGCGGCGAGGAGGTGTACGAGGCGGCGAGCGACGATCGCCAGCAGCGTGCGACGATGCATTTGAAAGATGTCGCGTACGTGATCGATGCCCATTTCACTTTGACCGATCAGGCGGGGGAGGATGACACGGTAGAGAAGCACTACAACATCGCTTTGCGCCGCTTGCGCAAAGGGCAGTGCTTCAACCAACCGTATTTCGGATGCCGCGAGTTTCCTGCGGATGTTGCGCTCGTGGAAGGCGATCGCGAACTACCTCCTTCGTTTTACGCCCATGATGGCGAACGCGACCTAGGATTCATGCTCTACGATATCGATTTCGACCACAACATGGAGCCACTGTTCTTCCGGGCGAAGATGCATGACGGCGTGATCGACGTCGCCCGTGCATGGGAGGCGGTGGTCCGATGA
- a CDS encoding CRISPR-associated helicase/endonuclease Cas3, with product MEHHSNYDFNDLDDEEKAKQRLAVQNWDAPIVVTTNVQLFESLFSNKPGKSRKVHNITNSVIILDEAQTLPDSLLKPSLAMLEELVAGYGASVVLCTATQPALEGLWPFGSEPREIVVHRKTFDEAFGNRVHYEMLGVIDEPDLVERLVSHHEVLCVVGTRRLARTIFDDVVARAVEQSDLIDAEHASAEGFFHLSAFMVPAHRSAVIDDIRTRLDNHERCVVISTQLVEAGVDVDFPQVYRELAGLDSIVQAAGRCNREGGLPNGGTVRVFECAIDGERQKTNVWLEKMKSIARNTIRQNGGEVDEALIPPFFDTRYSTENLDAKGIFKSTTAPDLVQSGFKTMPYEQCAVDYRIIDDDSVPVFVPWGDEGRKMLHELLASENPASLAMRLQRFSVGVPVWQIGAFEKADALEELEPFRILKEDSCRSFYREDVGLVAPGEEVLNNLIS from the coding sequence TTGGAACACCATTCAAACTATGATTTCAACGATCTCGATGACGAAGAAAAAGCCAAACAGCGGCTTGCTGTCCAGAACTGGGACGCGCCCATCGTGGTGACGACGAACGTGCAGCTGTTTGAATCGCTGTTCTCGAATAAGCCGGGCAAGAGCCGCAAGGTTCATAATATTACTAATAGCGTCATTATATTGGATGAAGCTCAAACACTTCCGGATTCCCTGTTGAAGCCATCCTTAGCCATGCTTGAGGAACTGGTTGCGGGATATGGTGCGAGTGTTGTTTTGTGTACAGCCACACAACCGGCACTTGAAGGACTGTGGCCGTTTGGGTCGGAGCCTCGTGAGATTGTTGTACACCGTAAGACATTCGACGAGGCGTTCGGTAACCGTGTTCACTACGAGATGCTTGGGGTGATAGACGAACCCGATCTAGTGGAGCGGCTTGTCAGTCATCACGAGGTACTCTGTGTTGTGGGTACTCGTAGGCTTGCGCGTACAATCTTCGACGATGTGGTTGCGCGAGCAGTGGAACAAAGCGATCTGATTGATGCTGAGCACGCATCCGCTGAAGGTTTTTTCCATTTGAGTGCTTTCATGGTGCCAGCACATCGCAGTGCGGTAATTGATGACATTCGTACGCGGCTTGACAACCACGAACGCTGTGTCGTGATTTCGACACAGCTGGTGGAGGCTGGTGTGGATGTCGATTTTCCTCAGGTGTATCGGGAGCTTGCGGGTCTGGATTCTATCGTGCAAGCTGCAGGTCGCTGTAATCGCGAAGGTGGCTTGCCGAATGGCGGCACAGTGCGCGTGTTCGAGTGTGCAATCGACGGCGAGCGCCAAAAGACGAACGTGTGGCTCGAAAAGATGAAAAGTATCGCGCGCAACACGATTCGCCAAAACGGGGGTGAGGTGGACGAAGCGCTGATCCCACCGTTTTTCGATACGCGCTACTCGACCGAAAACCTTGATGCGAAGGGTATCTTCAAGAGTACCACCGCGCCCGATCTTGTTCAGAGCGGCTTCAAAACCATGCCGTACGAGCAGTGCGCGGTGGACTACCGCATTATCGACGATGACTCCGTCCCGGTGTTCGTGCCGTGGGGCGATGAGGGCCGCAAAATGCTTCATGAATTGCTCGCCAGCGAGAATCCGGCATCCTTGGCCATGCGTCTGCAGCGGTTCAGTGTCGGGGTGCCGGTATGGCAAATCGGCGCCTTCGAGAAGGCTGATGCGCTCGAAGAGCTTGAGCCATTTCGCATTCTTAAGGAAGATAGCTGCCGGTCCTTCTACCGAGAGGACGTAGGTTTGGTAGCTCCGGGGGAGGAGGTGCTGAACAATCTGATCAGCTGA
- a CDS encoding CRISPR-associated endonuclease Cas3'' has protein sequence MIEYYAHTGSDMEDKATWQLLSEHSNEVARRTEEFAGKFGMGAWGRTLGLLHDAGKVSCGFQKRLEGGPSIDHSTAGAKIAVDLYKSAGRFMGYELAGHHGGLPNGIAKTRSSAGIRLRTPLEDRLNGQIESYDAFFELIDAGEIVLPDPKELGAPMRPHRAFSGTANKVFSTFVLGHFLYSSLVDADYLDTERFMTPEAYEARDARELASMEELLSKLEEHMAKLMERVDDTPVNQARRAVYEDCLAAALESPGLFTMTVPTGGGKTLSSMAFALCHAVEHGMERVIAAIPFTSIVE, from the coding sequence ATGATCGAATATTACGCACATACTGGTTCCGATATGGAGGACAAAGCTACGTGGCAACTTCTTTCGGAGCACTCGAATGAGGTTGCTCGGCGGACTGAGGAGTTTGCGGGCAAATTCGGCATGGGGGCGTGGGGTCGGACGTTGGGATTGCTGCACGATGCAGGCAAGGTGAGCTGCGGTTTTCAGAAGCGCCTCGAAGGTGGTCCATCAATTGACCATTCCACTGCTGGAGCAAAGATTGCAGTCGACTTGTATAAGTCAGCCGGCAGATTTATGGGTTACGAATTGGCTGGACATCACGGAGGCCTTCCAAACGGAATTGCGAAAACTCGAAGCTCTGCTGGCATTCGCCTCAGAACACCCCTTGAAGATCGGCTCAACGGGCAGATCGAATCATATGATGCCTTTTTCGAACTAATCGATGCTGGCGAAATCGTTCTGCCGGATCCCAAAGAACTGGGTGCGCCCATGCGTCCCCACCGAGCATTCAGCGGTACGGCGAACAAAGTGTTTTCGACATTCGTATTGGGGCATTTTCTGTACTCGTCACTGGTTGATGCTGACTATTTGGACACTGAGCGATTTATGACGCCAGAGGCTTACGAAGCTCGCGACGCGCGCGAGCTCGCTTCTATGGAAGAGTTGCTGTCAAAGCTCGAAGAACATATGGCAAAACTCATGGAAAGGGTGGATGACACGCCGGTTAATCAGGCTCGTCGCGCGGTGTATGAGGATTGCCTAGCCGCTGCGCTGGAGTCTCCGGGACTCTTCACCATGACGGTGCCGACAGGCGGTGGTAAGACGCTTAGCTCCATGGCGTTCGCTTTGTGCCATGCGGTCGAGCATGGGATGGAGCGCGTCATTGCGGCCATCCCATTCACCAGCATCGTTGAGTAA
- a CDS encoding FAD-dependent oxidoreductase: protein MAKKELTRRGFLTGAAAAGALTAFGAMTGCAANSGTTDSGQKVEQGGEAKTGWSWDTPPEPVADGDIVETVEADIVIVGAGISGVTAACRASELGASVAVVEKMSFPSSRGGHYAAYQSKAMTAAGMMNDPKDQIVADWLRFSGDRNKEELAWLFINRSSEVMDWLDDLSGDELSIIPIYTHYAGPQYYEHIGTHVIRGEFADNENKINAPVYFMWKKAEENGATFYFDAPAQQLLVEDGKVTGVIAEASDGYKKFAARKAVILATGDISGDTEMIEAYGDPLGLKPAVNAYTPAGANTGDGQKMGMWAGGHMQEYPVPTMIHLIRYCGLCFGFMYVNTEGKRFMNEDTWIQAKSIRVMEQPGGEYAWSVFDANWQKDVAASIPIAGGQFWDDMSRTTAEWTPDSATKVIEGALESGNAVKADTLEELAAAMGVDEKTFLAEVENYNALYAAGEDTQFHKRAELLTEIKQPPFYALKFGPSLLAMPGGLDVNERLQVLGEDDEPIEGLYAVGNASGGRYAVDYPVFINGNSHGSAMTWGYVAAENIVNG, encoded by the coding sequence ATGGCGAAAAAGGAACTGACCCGTCGTGGGTTTCTAACGGGCGCAGCCGCGGCAGGTGCGCTTACGGCGTTCGGCGCGATGACGGGCTGTGCGGCGAATTCCGGAACGACCGATTCCGGTCAAAAGGTTGAGCAGGGAGGCGAAGCGAAAACCGGATGGTCATGGGATACGCCGCCTGAGCCTGTGGCTGACGGAGATATTGTCGAGACCGTTGAGGCCGATATTGTAATTGTGGGAGCCGGTATCTCTGGTGTTACCGCCGCCTGTCGGGCAAGCGAGCTCGGGGCCTCGGTCGCGGTTGTAGAGAAGATGTCGTTCCCCAGTAGCCGTGGCGGTCACTATGCAGCCTATCAGAGCAAGGCAATGACGGCGGCGGGTATGATGAATGACCCCAAGGATCAAATAGTTGCTGATTGGTTGCGTTTCTCGGGTGATCGGAACAAAGAGGAACTTGCCTGGTTGTTCATAAATCGCTCAAGCGAAGTGATGGACTGGCTTGATGATCTGTCTGGCGACGAGCTAAGCATTATTCCAATTTATACGCATTATGCCGGTCCTCAGTACTACGAACATATCGGAACGCACGTGATTCGCGGTGAGTTTGCCGACAATGAGAATAAAATTAATGCTCCTGTGTACTTCATGTGGAAGAAGGCCGAGGAGAACGGCGCGACGTTCTACTTCGACGCACCGGCGCAGCAGCTGCTCGTCGAGGATGGGAAGGTAACGGGCGTGATCGCCGAGGCATCCGACGGATACAAGAAATTTGCCGCACGTAAAGCTGTTATTCTGGCGACTGGCGATATCTCGGGCGATACGGAAATGATTGAAGCCTATGGGGATCCGCTTGGTTTGAAGCCAGCCGTTAATGCCTATACACCTGCGGGAGCCAATACGGGTGACGGCCAGAAGATGGGTATGTGGGCAGGCGGGCATATGCAGGAGTATCCGGTGCCCACCATGATCCATCTCATTCGATATTGCGGTTTGTGCTTCGGTTTCATGTATGTGAATACTGAGGGTAAGCGCTTTATGAATGAGGACACTTGGATTCAGGCGAAGTCTATCCGTGTCATGGAGCAGCCCGGAGGCGAATACGCTTGGAGTGTGTTCGATGCTAACTGGCAAAAAGATGTTGCAGCTTCGATTCCTATCGCAGGTGGCCAGTTCTGGGATGATATGTCGCGAACGACTGCGGAGTGGACGCCTGACTCTGCCACGAAGGTTATCGAAGGCGCGCTTGAAAGCGGTAATGCCGTCAAGGCCGACACGCTCGAAGAGCTGGCCGCGGCGATGGGCGTGGACGAGAAGACATTCCTCGCAGAAGTTGAAAACTACAACGCCCTGTATGCCGCAGGCGAGGACACGCAGTTTCACAAGCGCGCCGAGCTGCTGACGGAGATCAAGCAACCCCCGTTCTACGCGCTCAAGTTCGGCCCCTCGCTTTTGGCTATGCCGGGTGGACTTGATGTCAATGAGCGCCTGCAGGTTCTTGGCGAGGACGATGAGCCCATTGAAGGCCTCTATGCAGTTGGAAATGCGTCGGGCGGACGTTATGCGGTTGACTATCCCGTATTTATCAATGGGAATAGCCATGGCTCGGCAATGACATGGGGCTACGTTGCTGCTGAGAATATCGTGAACGGATAG
- a CDS encoding response regulator transcription factor: MRKNGSAVARFEGHISFRLFGFSFWQAWWVLAMCSDIVLPGRVTAETLFNPFFCITVLTTAGYLAAVLLSRRFGPFSGRCIFYVLAGGLAAAGSLGLSSFTIVTYPGGAPLLFIACAVMFSAGNALLLIMWGELWSMLATGRVGRYLYASYAFAFVLYFALLALPHVAASIIASLFPIVSTVILRSSQHEPRRSPSQVDFEIESFSPAKIALALVSLGAVHGFVQRFLNVSGTVPSGTIEQSLAIAGIAIAALAVYMVVVQPAAEPFALYKPIMPAFVIGLVLLTLLPPENAFVGNGLMLLAIYSLDMLVMLVSTDIAFRTREPVALCFGLALLGMRTGTTIASAAVYAFTSSELLDAQTSHVAYLVCIVIVVLIGCVVFTQVDLMKLYRPKPTETTIDGTAARCAHIAEICGLTPRETEVLQLLAAGRSAPYISGELYIAESTVKHHISSIYRKIGVYDRQSLMDVVLQGAAGKGALAD; the protein is encoded by the coding sequence ATGCGGAAAAACGGTAGTGCGGTTGCGAGATTCGAGGGACACATCTCGTTCAGATTGTTCGGATTCAGCTTCTGGCAAGCGTGGTGGGTACTGGCTATGTGCTCGGATATCGTGCTCCCGGGGCGGGTGACGGCGGAGACGTTGTTCAACCCATTTTTCTGCATTACCGTACTCACAACAGCAGGATATTTAGCAGCAGTACTGCTCAGTAGAAGGTTCGGACCATTTAGCGGGAGGTGCATTTTCTACGTATTGGCAGGAGGTCTGGCAGCAGCCGGATCACTCGGACTGAGCTCTTTTACTATCGTGACCTATCCCGGAGGAGCCCCTCTGCTGTTCATCGCGTGCGCAGTGATGTTCTCCGCGGGCAATGCGCTGCTGCTTATTATGTGGGGTGAGCTGTGGTCCATGTTGGCCACCGGTCGCGTAGGTCGCTATCTGTACGCTTCCTATGCCTTCGCCTTCGTGCTCTACTTCGCACTTTTGGCGCTACCCCACGTTGCAGCCAGTATCATCGCAAGTCTCTTCCCTATTGTATCGACTGTTATTCTACGTTCTTCTCAACACGAGCCGCGAAGAAGTCCATCGCAGGTCGATTTTGAGATCGAATCCTTTTCGCCAGCGAAGATTGCACTCGCCCTCGTTTCACTCGGAGCCGTGCATGGGTTTGTGCAACGATTTCTTAATGTGTCGGGCACTGTACCCAGCGGGACCATAGAGCAGTCACTCGCCATCGCAGGCATTGCCATCGCGGCACTCGCGGTCTACATGGTAGTTGTGCAACCAGCTGCAGAGCCGTTCGCCCTCTACAAACCTATCATGCCAGCTTTCGTCATCGGACTCGTGCTGCTTACGCTGCTGCCGCCCGAAAACGCCTTCGTCGGCAATGGCTTAATGCTTTTGGCGATATATAGCCTTGACATGCTCGTCATGCTCGTCTCCACCGACATCGCCTTCCGCACGCGCGAACCGGTCGCGCTTTGCTTCGGTCTGGCACTGCTCGGCATGAGGACGGGGACAACCATAGCTTCCGCTGCGGTCTACGCCTTCACGTCCTCCGAACTGCTCGATGCGCAGACCAGCCACGTCGCCTATCTGGTGTGCATAGTCATCGTCGTGTTAATTGGCTGTGTTGTGTTTACACAGGTCGACCTCATGAAGCTTTATCGCCCGAAACCCACCGAAACAACCATTGACGGGACCGCGGCAAGATGCGCCCATATTGCTGAGATCTGCGGCCTCACACCGCGCGAAACAGAAGTCCTACAACTTTTGGCTGCTGGCAGAAGCGCTCCGTATATTAGCGGTGAACTCTACATTGCCGAAAGTACTGTGAAACACCACATCAGCAGCATCTATCGAAAGATTGGCGTGTATGACCGACAAAGCCTTATGGATGTGGTTTTGCAAGGCGCGGCAGGCAAAGGCGCGTTAGCGGATTAG
- the ade gene encoding adenine deaminase: protein MINTFCKKPLWECSQTLSAVAQGREPADLVIKGAKLVNVCTAEIQENIDVAISSGRIAYLGQADHCIGENTQVIDAQGQYIAPGFLDGHIHVESSMMGAGEYARAVVPHGTTGIYWDPHEVCNVLGLDGVKVMAEDAARTPLKAMITTPSCVPAVPGFEDTGSFVGPDDIAETMEWPSVVGLGEMMNFPGILAGTDHAHGEVAETLKAGKIVTGHYSLPETDQGLNAYIASGVRCCHESTRAEDALAKMRLGMYAQLRYGSAWKDLPVLAEALLAKDIDTRFAMLVSDDTHPHTLVADGHLDHIVRTAVELGIDPITAIQMVTINCAQCFHMDHDLGSITPGKCADIVFLDNLESLQVTRVLIDGEVVAENGQTTFDLPPYQFPAWVTHSMHLGREITPDAFAIPAPEGAADGDMVRIRTIEVIPGKVGTFETHVDLPVTNGRLESDINQDVLKTFVFERHHETGKFGYGFTKGFGIKRGAMASTVAHDAHNLLVVGTNDEDMALAANTLATCGGGMVVVADGEVLGLVELPIAGLMDALPAEEMSEKVHALEQTWAEIGCTMPSPFMTMALIPLACLPELRLTNRGLVDCTTFQFADLVVQD, encoded by the coding sequence ATGATCAACACCTTCTGCAAGAAACCGCTGTGGGAATGCTCGCAGACGCTGTCAGCCGTCGCGCAAGGACGCGAACCCGCGGACCTAGTTATCAAAGGTGCGAAGCTCGTGAACGTGTGCACGGCAGAAATCCAGGAGAACATCGACGTAGCCATTTCCTCAGGACGCATTGCCTACCTCGGTCAGGCCGACCACTGCATTGGCGAGAATACGCAGGTTATCGATGCGCAGGGGCAGTATATCGCACCCGGATTCCTCGACGGGCACATCCACGTGGAGTCCTCCATGATGGGTGCCGGAGAATACGCGCGCGCCGTCGTACCCCACGGCACCACAGGCATCTACTGGGATCCCCACGAGGTCTGCAACGTCCTCGGCCTCGACGGCGTGAAGGTGATGGCGGAAGACGCCGCACGCACGCCGCTCAAGGCGATGATCACCACGCCGTCGTGCGTACCCGCCGTGCCGGGCTTCGAGGACACAGGCTCGTTTGTAGGACCCGACGATATCGCAGAAACCATGGAGTGGCCCAGCGTGGTGGGCCTCGGCGAAATGATGAACTTTCCCGGCATCTTGGCCGGCACTGACCACGCGCACGGCGAAGTTGCCGAGACGCTGAAAGCCGGCAAAATCGTAACTGGCCACTACTCCCTGCCCGAGACCGACCAAGGTCTCAACGCCTACATCGCCTCCGGCGTGCGCTGCTGCCACGAGTCCACGCGCGCTGAGGACGCGCTCGCGAAGATGCGCCTCGGCATGTATGCGCAGCTGCGCTACGGCTCGGCCTGGAAGGATCTGCCGGTGCTGGCCGAGGCTCTGCTCGCGAAGGACATCGACACGCGCTTCGCGATGCTCGTGAGCGACGACACGCATCCCCACACGCTTGTGGCAGACGGACACTTGGATCACATCGTGCGCACAGCCGTCGAGCTGGGTATCGATCCCATTACCGCCATCCAAATGGTCACCATCAACTGCGCCCAATGCTTCCACATGGACCACGACTTAGGCTCCATCACACCGGGCAAGTGCGCCGATATCGTGTTCTTGGACAACTTAGAAAGCCTGCAGGTCACTCGGGTGTTGATCGACGGTGAGGTCGTGGCCGAGAACGGACAAACAACCTTCGACTTGCCGCCATACCAATTCCCCGCGTGGGTAACGCACTCCATGCACCTCGGTCGCGAGATCACGCCCGACGCCTTCGCCATCCCCGCACCTGAGGGCGCTGCCGACGGCGACATGGTACGCATCCGCACGATCGAAGTCATTCCCGGAAAGGTGGGCACGTTTGAAACACACGTGGATCTGCCGGTGACGAACGGTCGCTTGGAATCCGACATCAACCAGGATGTCCTCAAAACGTTCGTGTTCGAGCGCCATCACGAAACGGGAAAGTTCGGCTACGGCTTTACGAAGGGCTTCGGTATCAAGCGTGGCGCGATGGCCTCCACGGTGGCGCACGACGCGCACAACCTGCTGGTGGTGGGCACAAACGATGAGGATATGGCCTTAGCCGCCAACACGCTTGCCACATGCGGGGGTGGCATGGTTGTAGTCGCCGACGGCGAAGTGCTCGGTCTGGTAGAGCTTCCCATCGCCGGCCTCATGGACGCCCTTCCCGCGGAAGAAATGAGCGAAAAGGTCCACGCCCTTGAGCAAACCTGGGCCGAGATCGGCTGCACCATGCCCTCTCCCTTCATGACGATGGCCTTGATCCCGCTCGCCTGCCTTCCCGAGCTGCGCCTTACGAACCGCGGCCTTGTGGACTGCACAACATTCCAGTTCGCCGATCTGGTAGTTCAGGACTAG
- a CDS encoding NUDIX hydrolase, whose protein sequence is MSLIDDIRAYVPFNEQEAADKQVILRQLETDPHVFERSSLAHMACSIWTVDPSATHTLLVYHNIYNSWSWIGGHADGEHDLACVALRELEEETGVANARLVTSCGPGGIFSLEVLTVDGHEKRGSYVSSHLHLNVTYLAVASPNEPLRVKPDENSGVRWVPLDDAIALSTEPWIRDRVYRKLIDKLATIDLGI, encoded by the coding sequence ATGAGCCTTATCGACGACATACGTGCCTACGTGCCTTTTAACGAGCAGGAAGCAGCTGATAAGCAGGTTATTTTGCGTCAGCTTGAGACCGACCCGCACGTGTTCGAGCGCTCCTCGCTTGCGCACATGGCGTGCTCTATTTGGACGGTCGACCCCTCGGCCACCCACACGCTGCTGGTGTATCACAATATCTATAACTCCTGGTCGTGGATCGGCGGGCACGCAGACGGCGAACACGACCTCGCCTGCGTGGCCCTGCGCGAACTCGAAGAAGAAACCGGCGTCGCGAACGCGCGCCTCGTCACCTCGTGCGGCCCGGGCGGCATCTTCTCGCTTGAAGTGCTCACCGTAGACGGCCACGAGAAGCGCGGCTCCTATGTGAGCTCACACCTCCACCTCAACGTCACCTACCTGGCCGTAGCCTCGCCAAACGAACCGCTGCGCGTCAAGCCCGACGAAAACAGCGGCGTACGCTGGGTGCCGCTCGATGACGCCATCGCCCTGTCAACCGAACCCTGGATCCGCGATCGCGTCTACCGCAAGCTTATCGACAAGCTTGCGACGATCGATCTCGGTATCTAA